A genome region from Bradyrhizobium sp. WSM1417 includes the following:
- a CDS encoding GFA family protein, which produces MDKPYTGGCACGAIRYSITSEPLFSNHCQCRDCQRESGSGHGSYMTFARAGVTVTGEAKHWEMVGDSGNVKTRGFCARCGLPVYLTFAAMPDIFTIRAASLDEPARYEPQVVTYAARGHAWDRLDPDLPKFAGMPPG; this is translated from the coding sequence ATGGACAAACCTTACACCGGCGGCTGCGCCTGCGGCGCGATCCGCTATTCGATCACGAGTGAGCCCCTGTTCAGCAATCACTGCCAATGCCGGGACTGCCAGCGCGAAAGCGGCAGCGGCCACGGCTCGTACATGACCTTCGCGCGCGCCGGCGTCACGGTGACGGGCGAGGCGAAGCACTGGGAGATGGTCGGCGACAGCGGCAATGTAAAGACGCGCGGTTTCTGCGCCCGGTGCGGCTTGCCTGTTTACCTGACCTTCGCGGCCATGCCCGACATCTTCACCATCCGCGCCGCAAGCCTTGACGAACCCGCCCGCTACGAGCCGCAAGTGGTGACTTATGCCGCGCGCGGACATGCGTGGGATCGCCTCGATCCCGACCTGCCGAAGTTCGCAGGCATGCCGCCGGGGTAA
- a CDS encoding XdhC family protein, whose protein sequence is MKLEILHELNAERAARRPVILVTDTESGEQRLVKAKDFAKDPLGAELDKQLRMGKSASVEAGGKKLFLNVYAPTAKLVIVGAVHISQALAPLARSLGYDVTVVDPRTAFASPERFPDVPLVAEWPDTALPPLNVDAYTAFVAVTHDPKIDDPALLHAFERNCFYIGALGSRKTHAKRGDRLRAQGAKDSDIARIHAPIGLAIGAVSPSEIAVSIMAEITAVLRLPPKEKEEAA, encoded by the coding sequence GTGAAGCTCGAGATCCTGCACGAACTCAATGCTGAGCGCGCCGCGCGCCGCCCGGTGATCCTGGTGACCGACACCGAGAGTGGCGAGCAGCGCCTGGTGAAAGCCAAGGATTTCGCCAAGGATCCCTTGGGCGCTGAACTCGACAAGCAGCTTCGCATGGGCAAAAGCGCCAGTGTCGAGGCCGGCGGCAAGAAGCTCTTCCTCAACGTCTATGCGCCGACCGCAAAGCTCGTCATCGTCGGCGCTGTCCATATCAGTCAGGCGCTGGCGCCGCTGGCGCGCTCGCTCGGCTACGACGTCACCGTGGTCGATCCGCGCACGGCCTTTGCGAGCCCCGAGCGCTTCCCCGACGTTCCCTTGGTCGCGGAATGGCCCGACACGGCGCTGCCGCCACTCAACGTCGATGCCTACACCGCTTTCGTCGCAGTGACGCACGATCCAAAGATCGACGATCCCGCGCTGCTGCACGCCTTCGAGCGCAACTGCTTCTATATCGGCGCGCTCGGATCGCGGAAGACGCACGCCAAGCGTGGCGACCGGCTGCGGGCGCAGGGCGCCAAGGACTCTGACATCGCGCGCATCCACGCGCCGATCGGGCTTGCGATCGGCGCGGTCTCGCCGTCCGAGATTGCGGTGTCGATCATGGCCGAGATCACGGCGGTGCTTCGCCTGCCGCCCAAAGAAAAAGAAGAAGCCGCATGA
- a CDS encoding TetR/AcrR family transcriptional regulator, producing the protein MTRKPTKAAAPSADRANAKSNSRAGNDAAPAPSRATRAAERRAAIVEAAMEEFIARGFAATRLDDIAKRAGVAKGTIYLHFKDKESMFEELVRTVIVPVVTRLTALPPPAGSVRDLVETFASNFLKEVIGTRRGDLVRLIVAEGPRFPSVADFYYREVVSRGMAGMRALIELGVARGEIREKDLARYPQILVAPAMIAVIWHSLFARHAPLDAQDMLRVHLDLIFGERSTT; encoded by the coding sequence ATGACGAGGAAGCCGACCAAAGCCGCCGCGCCGTCCGCAGATCGCGCCAACGCGAAGTCCAATTCACGCGCTGGCAACGACGCGGCGCCCGCACCGAGCCGTGCCACGCGCGCGGCGGAACGGCGTGCGGCGATCGTGGAAGCCGCGATGGAGGAGTTCATCGCGCGGGGCTTTGCCGCCACGCGGCTCGACGACATCGCGAAGCGCGCGGGTGTCGCCAAGGGCACCATCTACCTGCACTTCAAGGACAAGGAATCGATGTTCGAGGAGCTGGTCCGGACCGTGATCGTGCCTGTCGTGACCCGGTTGACGGCATTGCCGCCGCCGGCGGGCTCGGTGCGTGATCTCGTCGAGACGTTTGCCAGCAACTTCCTCAAGGAGGTGATCGGCACCAGGCGCGGAGATCTCGTGCGCCTGATCGTGGCCGAGGGGCCGCGGTTTCCCTCCGTAGCCGATTTCTACTACCGCGAGGTGGTTTCGCGCGGGATGGCGGGCATGCGCGCGCTGATCGAGCTCGGCGTTGCCCGCGGCGAGATCCGCGAGAAGGACCTTGCGCGCTATCCGCAGATCCTGGTCGCGCCGGCGATGATCGCGGTGATCTGGCACAGCCTGTTTGCGCGGCACGCGCCGCTCGACGCACAGGACATGCTGCGCGTTCATCTCGATTTGATTTTTGGCGAGCGGAGCACGACATGA
- a CDS encoding HlyD family secretion protein — translation MRSSRTISHLILRSAERASRRMQARLWLLALRDAASRLLRVRVRQNHLPRLCAIAVVVLATGLAGCKEKREPGFQGWVEADMIFVSPDEAGRVTKLNIREGDEVKVGDHLYSVDDDLQLADLNQNKATLANAQQTYDRAASLSKTGSGTQANLDSAVSALRVAEARVATSETRMARRKGFAPVAGTIQQIYFREGEMVAAQRPVLSIMPPGNMKLRFFVPETELPKLAIGDTVRIACDNCAADLTAKIYFIATSAEYTPPVIYSLEERNKLVYLIQARPSRPDALRVGQPIDVHLNPKTPVADKR, via the coding sequence ATGAGGTCGTCACGAACCATCTCTCACCTCATCCTGAGGAGCGCGGAACGCGCGTCTCGAAGGATGCAGGCCCGGCTGTGGCTCCTCGCCCTTCGAGACGCCGCTTCGCGGCTCCTCAGGGTGAGGGTTCGACAGAATCACCTGCCGCGCCTCTGTGCTATCGCGGTTGTCGTCCTCGCGACCGGTCTTGCCGGCTGCAAGGAGAAGCGCGAGCCCGGCTTCCAGGGCTGGGTCGAGGCCGACATGATCTTCGTCAGCCCGGACGAGGCGGGCCGCGTGACCAAGCTGAACATCCGCGAGGGCGACGAGGTCAAGGTCGGAGATCACCTCTATTCCGTTGACGACGATCTCCAGCTTGCCGATCTCAACCAGAACAAGGCGACGCTTGCCAACGCGCAGCAGACCTATGACCGCGCGGCCTCGCTGAGCAAGACCGGCTCGGGCACGCAGGCCAATCTCGACTCGGCCGTCTCTGCCTTGCGCGTCGCCGAGGCGCGGGTGGCGACCTCGGAGACGCGGATGGCGCGGCGCAAGGGCTTTGCGCCCGTGGCTGGTACCATCCAGCAGATCTATTTTCGCGAGGGCGAGATGGTGGCAGCGCAGCGGCCTGTGCTCTCGATCATGCCTCCCGGCAACATGAAGCTGCGTTTCTTCGTGCCGGAGACCGAGCTGCCGAAGCTTGCGATCGGCGACACGGTGCGGATCGCGTGCGACAATTGCGCCGCCGATCTCACCGCAAAGATCTATTTCATCGCGACATCGGCCGAATACACCCCGCCTGTCATCTACAGCCTCGAGGAGCGCAACAAGCTCGTCTACCTGATCCAGGCGCGGCCGTCGCGCCCCGATGCGCTGCGTGTCGGACAACCGATCGACGTCCATCTCAATCCAAAAACCCCCGTGGCGGACAAGCGATGA
- a CDS encoding NTP transferase domain-containing protein, with product MKFGPASPRDAIGGVTVHTLRQGPLVLKKGTTIGPTEVEALERAGIKDIVVVRMEAGDVSEDIAAASIALAVGGDGIHVERAFTGRANLFASRAGVLVIDRAAVDRINNIDEAITFATLSAFKPVVEGEMVGTVKIIPFGVKGNLRDAAVKAAGRDVLKVAPYVIKRVGVVSTLLPGLSSKVIDKTLRVTAERLAPAGAGIIAERRVPHEEQALSAAIKELLGLGAELVIVFGASAIADRRDVIPAAVTGIGGEIEHFGMPVDPGNLLLIARAGTVPVLGAPGCARSPVENGFDWVLMRLLAGIKVTRSELMGMGVGGLLMEIVTRPQPRAKPEIEGNNQVAVIVLAAGRSTRMGGPNKLLAELDGKKLVRIATEQALASKASEVIVVTGHQTELIEQALQGLKVRFVNNPDFAGGIASSVKAGIAAVPEACDGAVVCLGDMPLIDAGLIDRLIEAFAPDRGNLIVVPVSEGRRGNPVLWSRRFFKELMTLDGDVGARHLIAKHTEAVAEVPVDGESAFLDIDTPQALETARRG from the coding sequence ATGAAATTCGGCCCGGCGAGCCCCAGGGATGCGATCGGCGGGGTGACCGTCCACACCCTGCGCCAGGGACCCCTGGTGCTGAAGAAGGGCACGACGATCGGGCCCACCGAGGTCGAGGCGCTGGAGCGCGCCGGCATCAAGGACATCGTGGTGGTGCGGATGGAGGCGGGCGATGTCTCTGAGGACATCGCTGCCGCAAGCATCGCGCTCGCCGTCGGCGGCGATGGCATTCATGTCGAGCGTGCCTTCACCGGTCGCGCCAATCTGTTCGCTTCGCGGGCGGGCGTGCTGGTGATCGATCGCGCCGCGGTGGACCGCATCAACAATATCGACGAGGCGATTACCTTTGCCACGCTCTCGGCCTTCAAGCCGGTGGTCGAGGGTGAGATGGTCGGCACCGTCAAGATCATCCCGTTCGGCGTCAAAGGAAATTTGCGTGATGCCGCGGTGAAGGCCGCGGGTCGCGACGTTCTGAAGGTCGCGCCTTACGTGATCAAGCGTGTCGGCGTGGTCTCGACGCTGCTGCCCGGCCTGTCATCCAAGGTGATCGACAAGACGTTGCGCGTCACCGCCGAGCGGCTGGCGCCAGCCGGCGCTGGCATCATCGCCGAGCGGCGGGTCCCCCATGAGGAGCAGGCGCTGTCGGCTGCGATCAAGGAATTGCTGGGCCTTGGCGCCGAGCTCGTGATCGTGTTCGGGGCATCCGCGATCGCCGATCGCCGCGACGTGATCCCTGCGGCCGTGACCGGCATCGGCGGCGAGATCGAGCATTTCGGCATGCCGGTCGATCCCGGCAATCTGCTGCTGATTGCCCGGGCCGGCACCGTGCCTGTGCTGGGGGCGCCCGGCTGCGCGCGCTCGCCGGTCGAGAACGGCTTTGACTGGGTGCTGATGCGGCTGCTGGCCGGCATCAAGGTGACGCGGTCCGAGCTGATGGGCATGGGCGTTGGCGGCCTCCTGATGGAGATCGTCACGCGTCCACAGCCGCGCGCAAAACCGGAGATCGAAGGCAACAACCAGGTCGCGGTCATCGTGCTCGCAGCAGGCCGCTCGACCCGGATGGGCGGACCGAACAAGCTTCTCGCCGAGCTCGACGGCAAGAAGCTAGTGCGGATCGCGACCGAGCAGGCGCTGGCCTCCAAGGCGTCCGAGGTGATCGTCGTCACCGGCCATCAGACCGAGCTGATCGAGCAAGCCCTGCAAGGCCTGAAGGTGCGTTTCGTCAACAATCCGGATTTTGCCGGCGGCATCGCAAGCTCGGTCAAGGCCGGGATCGCGGCCGTTCCAGAAGCTTGCGACGGCGCTGTGGTCTGCCTCGGCGACATGCCGCTGATCGATGCTGGCCTGATCGACCGTCTCATCGAAGCCTTCGCACCGGACCGCGGCAATCTCATCGTCGTGCCCGTCAGCGAGGGGCGCCGCGGCAATCCCGTGCTGTGGTCGCGCCGCTTCTTCAAGGAGTTGATGACGCTCGACGGCGACGTCGGCGCGCGCCATCTCATCGCCAAGCACACCGAAGCGGTCGCCGAAGTGCCGGTCGACGGCGAGAGCGCCTTCCTCGACATCGACACGCCGCAGGCGTTGGAAACGGCACGGCGGGGCTGA
- a CDS encoding XdhC family protein: protein MLDRDEDILKAAEDWQKAGRGVALATVVETWGSAPRPAGSSLVINDEGTFLGSVSGGCVEGAVVTEAMDVIQSGKPRMLEFGVADETAWNVGLSCGGTIRVFVEKVG, encoded by the coding sequence ATGCTCGATCGCGACGAGGATATTCTGAAGGCGGCGGAGGACTGGCAGAAGGCCGGCCGTGGCGTCGCGCTCGCCACAGTGGTGGAGACCTGGGGCTCGGCACCGCGTCCGGCGGGCTCGAGCCTCGTCATCAACGACGAGGGCACGTTCCTGGGGTCCGTCTCCGGCGGCTGCGTTGAGGGCGCCGTGGTCACCGAGGCCATGGATGTGATCCAGAGCGGCAAGCCCCGGATGCTCGAGTTTGGCGTTGCCGACGAGACTGCCTGGAATGTCGGGCTGTCCTGCGGCGGCACCATCCGTGTCTTCGTCGAGAAGGTCGGTTAG
- a CDS encoding helix-turn-helix transcriptional regulator, producing the protein MIAASPNPITTVMRALADPTRRAVFERVFESKEISVAELTRGSGVTQGAISQHLKSLKQAGLVAERAEGRNVYYRAAPEGLEPLVSWMDHYGVFWRERFQNLRDLLKEIDP; encoded by the coding sequence ATGATCGCAGCCTCTCCAAATCCCATCACCACCGTGATGCGCGCCCTTGCCGACCCGACCCGACGCGCGGTGTTCGAGCGCGTCTTCGAGAGCAAGGAGATCAGCGTCGCCGAGCTCACGCGCGGAAGCGGCGTGACGCAAGGCGCGATCTCGCAACATTTGAAGTCCCTCAAGCAGGCCGGCCTCGTCGCCGAGCGTGCCGAGGGCCGCAACGTCTATTACCGTGCCGCGCCTGAAGGACTCGAACCGCTGGTCTCCTGGATGGACCATTACGGCGTGTTCTGGCGCGAGCGCTTCCAGAACCTGCGTGACCTCTTGAAGGAGATCGATCCGTGA
- a CDS encoding DUF4189 domain-containing protein produces MASNVVARRCAMFFFALSVCVAGARHITDAQAAGAFAVGKCGAYGQAFDYGAEHEARAAAQKQCKGDCTTVTMKRACAAMSVDLSNPCGAYGYAVKPKISATLNAATRECYKYGGKECVIRAWACDAKG; encoded by the coding sequence ATGGCTTCGAACGTCGTCGCGCGCCGTTGCGCGATGTTTTTCTTTGCGCTGTCCGTCTGCGTCGCGGGCGCTCGCCATATCACGGATGCGCAAGCCGCCGGCGCATTTGCGGTCGGCAAGTGCGGCGCCTATGGCCAGGCCTTTGATTATGGCGCCGAGCACGAAGCGCGTGCGGCGGCGCAGAAGCAGTGCAAGGGCGATTGCACGACCGTGACGATGAAGCGCGCCTGCGCCGCGATGTCGGTCGATCTGTCCAATCCCTGCGGCGCCTATGGCTATGCCGTCAAGCCGAAGATCTCGGCCACGCTCAATGCCGCGACGCGCGAATGCTACAAATATGGCGGCAAGGAATGCGTGATCCGCGCCTGGGCCTGCGACGCAAAGGGTTGA
- a CDS encoding DUF2000 family protein has protein sequence MQFDTKIAIVIRTDLQAWQKLNVAAFLTSGIAAAFPDCIGDPYEDASGTNYHALIGQPILIYGADGSALTRALDRALTRSVKPAVYTEDMFKTTHDAANREAVRAVARADLNLVGLAVRAERKVIDKIVDGLKFHS, from the coding sequence ATGCAGTTCGATACCAAGATCGCCATCGTGATCCGCACCGATCTTCAAGCCTGGCAGAAGCTCAACGTCGCGGCCTTCCTCACCAGCGGCATCGCGGCTGCGTTTCCCGATTGCATTGGCGACCCCTATGAAGACGCGTCGGGCACGAACTATCACGCGCTGATCGGACAGCCGATCCTGATCTATGGTGCCGACGGTTCCGCATTGACGCGGGCGCTCGATCGGGCGCTGACGCGCAGCGTCAAGCCGGCGGTCTATACCGAGGACATGTTCAAGACCACACATGATGCCGCCAATCGCGAAGCGGTGAGGGCGGTGGCGCGGGCCGATCTCAACCTCGTCGGTCTCGCCGTGCGCGCCGAGCGCAAGGTGATCGACAAGATCGTCGACGGCTTGAAATTCCATAGCTGA
- a CDS encoding SRPBCC domain-containing protein codes for MSAVASNVQTQDIVIDEVFPHATATIWRALTSAQLIARWLMPPAGFEAVEGNTFTFKTNPAGAWDGTIHCRVLEVVPNRRFAYAWKGGDEGNTGYGSALDTVVTWSLTPVEAGTRVRVVHSGFVMSKNDTAYRNMSDGWVKVVQRLDAITGEDQ; via the coding sequence GTGAGTGCTGTTGCTTCCAACGTTCAAACCCAGGACATCGTTATTGACGAGGTCTTCCCTCATGCGACCGCGACGATCTGGAGGGCGCTGACCAGTGCCCAGCTCATTGCGCGCTGGCTGATGCCGCCGGCCGGTTTCGAGGCCGTCGAAGGCAACACTTTCACGTTCAAGACCAACCCGGCCGGCGCGTGGGATGGCACGATCCATTGCCGCGTTCTGGAGGTCGTGCCGAACCGGCGGTTCGCTTACGCCTGGAAGGGCGGTGACGAGGGCAATACCGGCTACGGCTCGGCGCTCGACACCGTCGTCACCTGGTCCCTCACGCCGGTCGAGGCAGGGACGCGCGTGCGTGTGGTGCATTCGGGCTTCGTGATGTCGAAGAACGACACCGCCTATCGCAACATGAGCGACGGCTGGGTGAAGGTGGTGCAGCGACTCGACGCCATCACCGGCGAAGACCAGTAA